A single Tenacibaculum sp. Bg11-29 DNA region contains:
- a CDS encoding DUF5522 domain-containing protein — protein MYNKRIELTDEDYYLNEDGYKVFTESFHLKRGYCCKSGCRHCPYGYDKKTDSFK, from the coding sequence ATGTACAATAAACGAATAGAGTTAACTGATGAAGATTACTATTTAAATGAAGATGGTTATAAAGTATTTACAGAGAGTTTTCATTTAAAAAGAGGGTATTGCTGTAAAAGCGGTTGTAGACATTGCCCCTACGGTTATGATAAAAAAACAGATAGTTTTAAATAA
- a CDS encoding DUF4197 domain-containing protein, which yields MKKIVAVAFVVLLTGCAELQKVVNQLPQGGGVLSQQQIGNGLRQALDNGIKHQVTKLTAKDGFYRNELVKIILPKELQAVDKGLRKIGLSNLANEGLKAINRTAEDAVKTATPIFVNAVKEISFNDAKNILLGQQNAATSYLQGKTNTALYNQFNPVIKKSFAKVGADKIWSNLINKYNSIPFVKRVNPDLTDYVTGEALKGVFTMIAVEEKGIREKVGLRNTTLLKKVFALQDKF from the coding sequence ATGAAAAAAATAGTAGCAGTAGCATTTGTAGTTTTATTAACAGGATGTGCAGAATTACAAAAAGTAGTGAATCAATTACCTCAAGGTGGAGGTGTTTTATCACAACAACAAATAGGGAATGGATTGCGACAAGCTTTAGATAACGGGATTAAACACCAGGTTACTAAATTAACAGCTAAGGATGGTTTTTATAGAAATGAATTAGTTAAAATTATTTTGCCAAAAGAATTACAGGCTGTTGATAAAGGTTTACGTAAAATAGGTTTAAGTAATTTAGCTAATGAAGGGTTAAAAGCAATTAATAGAACAGCAGAGGACGCTGTTAAAACAGCAACACCAATTTTTGTAAATGCGGTTAAAGAAATAAGTTTTAACGATGCTAAAAATATTTTATTAGGTCAGCAAAACGCAGCAACTTCTTATTTACAAGGAAAAACAAATACAGCATTGTACAACCAATTTAATCCAGTAATTAAAAAATCTTTTGCGAAAGTAGGGGCTGATAAAATTTGGTCAAATTTGATTAATAAATATAATAGTATTCCTTTTGTAAAAAGAGTAAATCCAGATTTAACAGATTACGTAACAGGAGAAGCTTTAAAAGGAGTTTTTACAATGATAGCTGTTGAGGAAAAAGGAATTCGTGAAAAAGTAGGTTTACGTAATACAACTTTGTTAAAGAAAGTTTTTGCTTTGCAAGACAAGTTTTAA